The Conexivisphaera calida genome includes a region encoding these proteins:
- a CDS encoding nucleotidyltransferase family protein, giving the protein MRRRPVYYVLLAAGLSSRFGGNKLLADMCGRPLVRASAEVGLASGLPLAVVTGNDRGAVLRALDGLEFHEVENREYRSGLSSSVRAAITSLGDQADALEFSPADMPLIPPPVPRLLAAIREDSSAPLIAPRYRGTRGHPVLLGRELYEDARSSVSGDHGLSGFMELRRNLLLEVDVDSPGVVLDVDSPEDLERLRAIGCPGAGSGHL; this is encoded by the coding sequence GTGCGTCGGCGCCCGGTGTACTACGTCCTGCTCGCCGCGGGCCTCTCCTCCAGGTTCGGGGGTAATAAGCTCCTGGCCGACATGTGCGGTCGCCCCCTCGTGCGGGCATCGGCTGAGGTGGGACTTGCGTCCGGGCTGCCGCTGGCCGTCGTCACGGGGAACGATCGCGGTGCGGTGCTGCGCGCCCTGGACGGGCTGGAGTTCCACGAGGTGGAGAACCGTGAGTACCGGTCGGGCCTCTCCTCCAGCGTCAGGGCCGCGATAACCTCGCTCGGGGACCAGGCGGACGCGCTGGAGTTCTCGCCCGCAGACATGCCGCTCATTCCTCCTCCGGTCCCGAGGCTGCTCGCCGCGATACGCGAGGACTCCTCCGCGCCGCTCATAGCGCCCAGATATCGGGGGACCAGGGGCCACCCAGTTCTCCTTGGAAGGGAGCTCTACGAGGACGCGCGCTCATCCGTGTCGGGCGACCATGGCCTGTCCGGCTTCATGGAGCTCAGGAGGAACCTCCTGCTGGAGGTCGACGTCGACTCGCCGGGCGTGGTGCTGGACGTCGACTCGCCGGAGGACCTTGAGCGGCTGAGGGCGATCGGCTGTCCGGGCGCGGGCTCTGGGCATCTGTGA